Proteins encoded in a region of the Sulfurimonas marina genome:
- a CDS encoding HlyD family efflux transporter periplasmic adaptor subunit: MKKIVLLLVIVLSAFGLYVYQNNSDSSEQQSTFYGNIENRTQKLSFRFLGTIKTVPKDEGEQFSKGDVLATLDTTPLLYAIEQLQAQIESETSILNKLQSGYRKEDIAQAKAAMQEAKALLDGAKDTYTRQKQLYKTKTTAEQTYIQTKTAYEKAQAAYNKAASSYKLLQNGYQKEDILAQEKKIAALKLQKKTLEYNLKESTIYAPTDGTVLSRYVEPNSVIVAAQTILEIALQNEYWVRAYISEAELGAIKQGQKMLVYSDARDEPYEGYVGFISPIAEFTPKNIETPQLRPDLVYRFRVIITNPTAQLKQGLPVTIKRL; encoded by the coding sequence ATGAAGAAAATTGTTCTACTTCTGGTAATTGTTTTGAGTGCATTTGGATTGTATGTTTATCAAAACAATTCAGACTCTTCGGAGCAACAATCCACTTTTTACGGAAACATCGAAAACCGTACACAGAAGCTCTCATTTCGCTTTTTAGGTACGATCAAAACAGTTCCAAAAGATGAAGGGGAACAATTCTCTAAAGGGGATGTTTTAGCAACGCTTGACACGACACCCCTGCTCTATGCGATCGAACAACTCCAAGCCCAGATCGAGAGTGAAACAAGCATACTAAATAAACTCCAATCAGGCTATAGAAAAGAGGACATCGCGCAGGCAAAAGCAGCTATGCAAGAAGCCAAAGCGCTTCTTGACGGGGCAAAAGACACATACACACGTCAAAAACAACTCTATAAGACAAAAACAACAGCTGAACAGACATATATTCAAACAAAAACAGCCTATGAAAAAGCACAAGCTGCATATAACAAAGCCGCAAGCTCATACAAACTGCTGCAAAACGGCTACCAAAAAGAGGATATTTTAGCCCAAGAGAAAAAGATAGCAGCACTCAAACTTCAAAAAAAGACACTAGAGTACAATCTCAAAGAGTCAACGATCTACGCACCAACAGACGGTACAGTTCTTAGCCGATATGTAGAACCAAACTCCGTTATAGTTGCAGCTCAAACTATCTTAGAGATAGCGCTGCAAAATGAGTACTGGGTACGTGCCTACATTAGTGAAGCAGAGCTTGGAGCGATCAAACAGGGACAAAAGATGCTGGTATACAGTGACGCAAGAGATGAACCTTATGAGGGGTATGTTGGGTTTATCTCACCAATTGCCGAGTTTACCCCGAAAAATATCGAAACACCGCAGTTACGCCCCGATCTTGTCTATAGATTTCGCGTTATCATTACAAACCCTACGGCTCAGTTGAAACAAGGCCTTCCTGTAACAATCAAAAGATTATAA
- a CDS encoding ATP-binding cassette domain-containing protein: MKLVTAQNLSKTFQVQDTPALKELSFSIESGKITGVVGPDGAGKSTLIRLIAGLLEFSEGSLEVLGTSLPSAKDDFLEDIGYMPQRFGLYEELSIDENLSLYANLQDIPSQKERIEELLEFTELKPFRSRKAGDLSGGMKQKLGLACALIKKPKLLLLDEPSVGVDPISRRALWKLVQTLLDDEVAVLWSTSYLDEADQCDEIILLSEGSMLYHGTPELMKKPIENEVYLVENISIEKRSLLSKLLESPSVMDAVLVGESIRVNLMPDTPFPHSYLQQADLKATAKITEPTFEDAFIKMLGVKTIATSLLAGQMQQKQSTDAKLIEAKNLTKKFGDFTATDDIDFSIGAGEIFGFLGPNGAGKSTTFKMLCGLLTPTKGTAAVMGENLYLTNTNAREQIGYMAQKFSLYQTLSVKDNLEFFAGVYGLSRSERKKKIDAIVETFDFTPHLNTKTELLPLGLKQRLALSCALMHEPSVLFLDEPTSGVDPITRKEFWTHINGLIKKGISVMVTTHFMDEAQYCDRIMLIYKGKAIAVGTPDELKYQVSENATMEEAFIELIERYETREVV, from the coding sequence ATGAAACTTGTCACTGCGCAAAATCTTTCTAAAACTTTTCAAGTTCAAGATACTCCTGCACTCAAAGAGCTCAGTTTTTCCATAGAGTCTGGAAAAATTACCGGAGTAGTAGGACCTGACGGCGCAGGCAAATCAACACTCATACGACTAATAGCGGGACTTTTAGAGTTCTCCGAGGGTTCTTTGGAGGTTCTAGGCACTTCTCTCCCCTCTGCAAAAGATGATTTCTTAGAAGATATCGGCTATATGCCTCAGCGTTTTGGTTTGTATGAGGAGCTGAGCATTGATGAAAATCTCAGTCTTTATGCAAACCTGCAGGATATCCCTTCCCAAAAAGAGAGGATAGAAGAGCTTTTAGAGTTTACTGAACTCAAGCCTTTTAGAAGTAGAAAAGCAGGTGACCTCTCAGGTGGAATGAAACAAAAACTCGGGCTTGCATGTGCACTCATCAAAAAACCGAAACTGCTTCTTTTAGATGAACCGAGCGTAGGGGTCGATCCAATCTCAAGACGTGCTTTATGGAAACTGGTTCAAACCCTTTTAGATGATGAAGTCGCCGTACTTTGGAGTACATCTTATCTTGATGAAGCTGATCAGTGTGATGAGATCATTTTACTCAGTGAAGGTTCTATGCTCTATCACGGAACACCTGAGCTTATGAAAAAACCGATCGAAAATGAGGTCTATCTTGTTGAAAATATAAGTATTGAAAAACGCTCTTTGCTCTCCAAACTTTTAGAATCACCTTCTGTTATGGATGCTGTTTTAGTGGGGGAATCTATCCGTGTAAATCTTATGCCAGACACCCCTTTCCCGCATTCATACCTCCAACAAGCCGATCTAAAAGCAACTGCAAAAATAACAGAACCGACTTTTGAAGATGCATTTATAAAGATGCTGGGTGTAAAAACGATCGCCACCTCTTTACTCGCCGGGCAGATGCAGCAAAAACAATCAACAGATGCGAAGCTGATCGAGGCAAAGAATCTAACAAAAAAGTTCGGTGATTTTACCGCCACCGATGATATTGACTTTTCTATCGGTGCAGGGGAGATCTTTGGATTTTTAGGACCAAACGGTGCGGGAAAATCAACCACTTTCAAGATGCTGTGCGGTTTGCTTACACCAACAAAAGGCACTGCTGCGGTCATGGGTGAAAATCTTTACCTTACAAACACAAATGCAAGGGAACAGATAGGATATATGGCACAAAAATTCTCTCTCTACCAAACACTCAGCGTCAAAGACAACTTAGAGTTTTTTGCAGGTGTTTACGGACTTTCTCGCTCGGAGAGAAAAAAGAAGATAGATGCGATCGTAGAGACTTTTGATTTTACACCTCACTTAAATACAAAAACGGAACTGCTTCCCCTTGGACTCAAACAACGTCTGGCACTCTCGTGTGCTTTGATGCACGAACCCTCTGTATTATTTTTGGATGAACCCACAAGTGGTGTCGATCCGATCACACGTAAAGAGTTTTGGACACACATTAACGGGCTCATAAAAAAAGGGATCTCCGTTATGGTCACGACCCACTTTATGGATGAAGCGCAATACTGCGATCGGATAATGCTTATCTATAAAGGCAAAGCTATCGCCGTGGGAACTCCCGATGAGCTCAAATACCAAGTCTCCGAAAATGCCACAATGGAGGAGGCTTTTATAGAGCTGATCGAGAGGTATGAGACAAGGGAAGTGGTATGA
- a CDS encoding ABC transporter permease translates to MKLRRLSALLVKESFQIIRDPSAILIAFILPLILLFLMGYAVSLDAKKLPFGIINKSATLSSHTLLQKFAASPFFKTTFAYNEEKLLKEIETNHLKGLLIIDEDFGLNNEYKFQLLVDASDPNTAGLLQKYTSGIIQNWSVEEGIVAKLPIEIKPRYWFNPETSSRYFLLPGSIAVIMTLIGTLLTALVIAREWERGTMEALMATPVSMAEIIVGKLLPYFILGLGSMLLCFVVAYYWYEVPFEGNIFLLFVLGAFYLFPSLNIGLLISTLAKNQFVAAQVSLIIGFLPAFLLSGFLFEIANMPYWLQLVTYIFPARYFVESLQTIFLVGNIPSLFLKDIFAMTLVGVFVFIIVMKKSKKGLE, encoded by the coding sequence ATGAAACTCCGCAGACTAAGCGCACTTTTGGTAAAAGAGAGTTTTCAGATCATTCGCGATCCAAGTGCGATACTTATCGCTTTCATACTCCCTTTGATCCTTTTGTTTTTAATGGGGTATGCTGTTTCACTCGATGCAAAAAAACTCCCTTTTGGGATCATCAATAAAAGTGCAACACTCAGCTCCCATACCCTGCTTCAAAAGTTTGCAGCCTCACCTTTTTTTAAAACCACTTTTGCATATAACGAAGAGAAACTGCTTAAAGAGATTGAAACAAATCATCTTAAAGGCCTGCTTATAATAGATGAAGATTTCGGGCTTAACAACGAGTACAAATTCCAACTCCTTGTAGATGCAAGCGATCCAAATACTGCAGGACTACTCCAAAAATACACCTCTGGGATCATTCAAAACTGGTCTGTTGAAGAGGGGATCGTTGCAAAACTCCCAATTGAGATCAAACCAAGGTACTGGTTTAATCCGGAAACTTCTAGCCGTTATTTTTTACTTCCTGGCTCGATCGCAGTTATTATGACGCTTATCGGAACTTTGCTTACCGCTTTGGTAATTGCAAGAGAGTGGGAACGCGGGACTATGGAAGCGTTGATGGCGACACCTGTTTCTATGGCAGAGATTATCGTTGGTAAACTCCTTCCTTACTTCATTTTGGGACTTGGTTCCATGTTGCTTTGTTTTGTAGTAGCCTACTATTGGTATGAAGTCCCGTTTGAGGGGAATATCTTTCTCCTTTTTGTACTTGGGGCATTTTACCTTTTCCCTTCTCTTAACATCGGACTGCTGATCTCAACTCTCGCTAAAAACCAGTTTGTAGCTGCACAGGTCTCACTTATAATCGGTTTTCTTCCCGCATTTTTACTCTCAGGATTTTTATTTGAGATCGCAAATATGCCCTACTGGCTGCAACTAGTTACATACATCTTTCCCGCACGCTACTTTGTAGAGTCTTTGCAGACTATCTTTTTAGTAGGGAACATCCCCTCACTTTTTCTCAAAGATATTTTTGCAATGACGCTTGTAGGGGTATTTGTCTTTATAATTGTTATGAAAAAAAGTAAAAAAGGGTTGGAATGA
- a CDS encoding ABC transporter permease — MIRRLLALIKKEFLAIKNDKKSLVVVIVPPLIQVFIFAFAATLEVKHINLAVMDKDATPASLQLIQHLKASSYIETLKRVETKKEFETLIDREKILATIIIPQGFGKDLHFADAKIGIIFDGRHSNTAQIAEGYLTNIINNYATSLQQKELPIKLQSHFLYNQNLNNFWWIVPNLFGSVTMVVAMLLTSLSIARERELGTFDQVLVSPLRSHEILLGKLLPALFISTLESTLILFAAVFIFDVPFVGSLSMLYIGVVVFLFSMSGVGLLISSISNTQQQAILGSFVVLLPSFLISGFATPVENMPSWLQSFSALFPLKYYLVLIKGVFLKDISWEETIPLLLPMIGLGIVFMLIAMMFFRKRSR, encoded by the coding sequence ATGATTCGACGACTGCTTGCACTAATAAAAAAAGAGTTTTTAGCAATCAAGAATGATAAAAAAAGTCTTGTTGTTGTGATCGTACCGCCCCTTATTCAAGTTTTCATATTTGCTTTTGCCGCAACCTTAGAGGTTAAACATATTAATTTAGCTGTAATGGATAAAGACGCTACACCTGCAAGTCTACAGCTGATCCAACACCTAAAAGCCTCTTCTTATATAGAGACACTCAAACGGGTAGAGACGAAAAAGGAGTTTGAAACGCTTATAGATCGAGAAAAGATTTTAGCTACGATTATTATCCCCCAAGGATTTGGAAAAGATTTACATTTTGCCGATGCAAAGATAGGAATCATTTTTGACGGGCGTCATTCAAATACGGCGCAGATAGCAGAGGGGTATCTTACAAACATCATCAACAATTACGCTACGAGTTTACAACAAAAAGAGCTTCCTATTAAACTGCAAAGCCACTTTTTATACAACCAGAATCTCAATAACTTTTGGTGGATTGTTCCAAACCTTTTCGGCTCTGTTACAATGGTGGTGGCAATGCTGCTAACATCCCTTTCTATAGCGAGAGAAAGAGAACTTGGAACATTTGATCAGGTGTTAGTCTCGCCGCTTCGCTCTCATGAGATTCTCCTTGGAAAACTGCTCCCTGCTCTTTTTATAAGTACTTTGGAGTCTACACTTATCCTCTTTGCTGCAGTATTTATATTTGATGTTCCTTTTGTCGGTTCTTTATCTATGCTTTATATCGGTGTAGTTGTGTTTTTATTTTCTATGTCGGGAGTGGGACTGCTTATATCTTCAATCTCAAATACACAACAACAAGCAATTCTCGGCTCATTTGTAGTACTACTACCGTCATTTTTGATCTCCGGATTTGCAACACCTGTTGAGAATATGCCCTCATGGCTACAATCATTTTCGGCACTTTTTCCGCTTAAGTACTATCTGGTTTTAATTAAAGGGGTATTTTTGAAAGATATCTCTTGGGAGGAAACGATTCCGCTGTTACTGCCTATGATTGGGCTTGGAATAGTTTTTATGTTAATTGCGATGATGTTTTTTCGCAAACGCTCAAGATAA
- a CDS encoding DUF2798 domain-containing protein — MISAKYLQYVQTFLLSGFMSFIMSGAISFINLGLVDNFISIWINAWLVAYAIAFPTILVVFPFARNLAMKIASK; from the coding sequence ATGATTTCAGCAAAATATTTACAGTATGTACAAACATTTTTACTCTCAGGATTTATGAGTTTTATAATGTCGGGTGCTATTAGTTTTATCAATCTCGGATTGGTAGATAACTTCATCTCTATTTGGATAAATGCATGGCTTGTCGCTTATGCGATCGCTTTTCCTACAATTTTAGTGGTCTTTCCATTCGCTAGAAATTTAGCAATGAAAATAGCCTCAAAGTAA
- a CDS encoding A/G-specific adenine glycosylase: MQNKLLEWYEKEGRHSLLWRNTTDIYHIYLSEIMLQQTQVNRVEQEYYPRFLEKFPTLEKLADSPLDEVFACWSGLGYYSRARNLHATAQTVQNSLPSDLKELLKLPGIGKYTASAICSFGYKQSVPVVDTNIARVLKRFFALLDVKEAVIWEKAEELLNHQAPREHNLALMDLGSMVCLPKNPKCDECPLFDECEGKNEPELYTETKKKEYESLELFYALLVKDGKIALKLSHGPMYKNMLELPSVEPVEENLIGVFKHSYTKYRLSVHLYTTEDIQDEVEWFELDKIESAPISSLTKKALRFIK, encoded by the coding sequence GTGCAAAACAAACTCTTAGAATGGTATGAAAAAGAGGGCAGACACTCTTTACTCTGGAGAAATACCACAGATATATACCATATTTACCTCAGTGAGATAATGCTGCAACAGACTCAGGTAAACCGTGTTGAGCAGGAATACTATCCACGATTTTTAGAAAAATTTCCCACCCTTGAAAAACTGGCAGATTCACCGCTTGATGAGGTATTTGCTTGTTGGAGCGGGTTAGGATACTACTCTCGTGCAAGAAATCTGCACGCTACCGCTCAAACTGTCCAAAATTCTCTGCCGTCTGATCTCAAAGAGCTGCTTAAACTTCCCGGAATAGGAAAATACACCGCAAGTGCGATCTGTAGTTTCGGATATAAACAGAGTGTCCCTGTTGTGGATACAAATATCGCACGGGTGCTCAAACGATTTTTTGCACTTTTAGATGTAAAAGAGGCCGTGATCTGGGAAAAGGCAGAAGAACTCTTAAATCATCAAGCTCCACGTGAACATAACCTTGCACTCATGGACCTTGGTTCAATGGTCTGTCTGCCGAAAAATCCAAAGTGTGACGAGTGCCCGCTCTTTGATGAATGTGAAGGGAAAAATGAACCTGAACTCTATACCGAGACTAAGAAAAAAGAGTATGAATCATTAGAGCTGTTTTACGCTTTGTTGGTAAAAGATGGTAAGATCGCACTCAAACTTTCCCACGGTCCTATGTATAAAAATATGCTTGAACTCCCAAGTGTTGAACCGGTTGAAGAGAACTTGATCGGAGTATTTAAACACTCTTATACAAAATACCGTTTAAGTGTACATCTTTATACTACAGAAGATATACAAGATGAGGTTGAGTGGTTTGAGCTCGATAAAATAGAGAGTGCACCTATCTCGTCACTTACAAAAAAAGCATTAAGGTTTATAAAATGA
- a CDS encoding DsrE family protein, which yields MKDKLLIVISTDNVDTIIKFPLLYGSVSMPREYWKHVHVMFWGASIVPAKNNSFVREKVLEMQKENVEFSSCILCTEEYEGIELLEEIGIKVRHTGEFLTEALKNSEWAVLNI from the coding sequence ATGAAAGATAAACTGCTTATCGTTATAAGTACCGACAATGTCGATACCATTATTAAATTTCCGTTACTCTATGGAAGTGTTTCTATGCCTAGAGAATACTGGAAGCATGTTCATGTTATGTTCTGGGGCGCATCTATTGTCCCTGCTAAAAATAATAGTTTTGTTCGCGAAAAAGTCTTAGAGATGCAAAAAGAGAATGTGGAGTTCAGTTCATGCATTTTGTGTACGGAAGAGTATGAAGGGATTGAGCTATTAGAAGAGATAGGGATCAAGGTTCGTCATACAGGTGAGTTTTTAACTGAAGCGTTGAAAAATAGCGAATGGGCAGTTTTAAATATCTAG
- a CDS encoding c-type cytochrome encodes MYFKLLLLGTLLTFTACNEHHQSKNLDGEKLLKEKCSSCHNIDLPPKTFEDEKAPPMMAVVFHVRNFTEINVESQRVPKAIEFVKDYALYPSISKAFCDKESLKSYGLMPSQKGLVSEDELEAIAVYMFEHFTQENLEKEQRVLRKYNAMTQGEKIAIKNNCLGCHRVEKDLMGPSFKKIADKYKNDEQKLKTAIRNGGNKMPPYTNLSDKELQDLSKFIYRSLKK; translated from the coding sequence ATGTACTTCAAACTTTTACTTTTAGGCACTCTTCTTACATTTACCGCCTGCAACGAACACCATCAAAGCAAAAATCTTGACGGTGAAAAACTTTTAAAAGAGAAATGCAGCAGCTGTCATAATATAGACTTGCCGCCAAAAACTTTTGAAGATGAGAAAGCACCGCCGATGATGGCTGTAGTTTTTCATGTAAGAAACTTTACAGAGATTAATGTAGAAAGCCAAAGAGTTCCAAAAGCTATTGAGTTTGTAAAAGATTATGCCCTCTATCCGAGTATTTCAAAAGCTTTCTGTGATAAAGAGAGTCTAAAGAGTTACGGACTTATGCCTTCACAAAAAGGTTTAGTGAGTGAAGATGAATTAGAAGCGATCGCCGTTTATATGTTTGAACATTTCACACAGGAAAATCTTGAAAAAGAGCAACGTGTTTTAAGAAAATACAATGCGATGACTCAAGGGGAAAAAATCGCCATCAAAAATAACTGTTTAGGGTGTCATAGAGTTGAAAAAGATTTGATGGGTCCCTCATTTAAAAAGATTGCAGACAAATATAAAAACGATGAACAAAAGCTCAAAACAGCTATACGCAACGGCGGCAATAAAATGCCTCCATATACAAACCTGAGCGATAAGGAGCTTCAAGATCTTAGTAAGTTTATCTATCGCTCATTAAAAAAGTAA
- a CDS encoding sensor domain-containing diguanylate cyclase, producing MEQLTSLLNVVDEKSLYEVFEASFDSVVVTDANWDKGIQILYVNKTFCEATGYTKEEVLGKNPKMFQGPESNYEVLQELKEKLKKGEKFVGQTVNYKKNRAPYYVKWSITPLKNKEQVVVGYVSFQRITDKKGLELKHEKLLSSIVDISNNLILVTDLEGFIVYINNSFSEKLGYKKEELIGRHSRVLKSHEQDKDFYAKMWHSILTKGRFSDVFVSRKKDGSLFYDKKDISTIVDDMGNPIYYVSISQDITEQMEKEKQLQTQAFKDTLTKLYNRRKYNDVIEEKLSAYHHNGDIFSLILIDIDHFKKINDTHGHDVGDAILKDLAKFLKSNIRSDDLIFRWGGEEFVMIVNKPSGSAFLLAEKLRAAISETPLAYMKITASFGVAEITHDMDAQTLFNSADKALYLAKESGRNQVKVHKK from the coding sequence ATGGAACAGCTTACCTCATTATTGAATGTAGTGGATGAAAAATCTTTATATGAAGTTTTTGAAGCCTCTTTTGATTCTGTAGTAGTAACAGATGCTAATTGGGATAAGGGTATTCAAATTCTCTATGTAAATAAAACATTTTGTGAAGCAACAGGTTATACAAAAGAGGAAGTTCTTGGAAAAAATCCAAAAATGTTTCAAGGGCCGGAATCAAATTATGAAGTTTTACAAGAACTCAAAGAGAAGTTGAAAAAAGGGGAGAAGTTTGTAGGACAAACAGTCAACTACAAGAAAAACAGAGCCCCTTATTATGTAAAATGGTCCATAACTCCTTTAAAAAATAAAGAACAAGTAGTAGTAGGTTATGTCTCTTTTCAAAGAATTACAGATAAAAAGGGACTAGAACTAAAACACGAAAAACTTTTAAGCTCGATCGTAGATATCTCTAATAACCTGATTTTAGTAACTGATCTAGAAGGTTTTATAGTTTACATAAACAACTCTTTTAGTGAAAAGTTAGGATACAAAAAAGAGGAATTGATTGGAAGACACTCCAGAGTTTTAAAGTCTCATGAACAAGATAAAGATTTTTATGCAAAGATGTGGCATTCTATTTTGACTAAAGGTAGGTTTAGTGATGTATTTGTTAGTAGAAAAAAAGACGGTTCACTCTTTTATGATAAAAAAGATATCAGTACAATTGTTGATGATATGGGAAATCCTATCTATTACGTGAGTATCAGTCAAGATATTACTGAGCAGATGGAGAAAGAGAAACAGCTCCAAACTCAAGCTTTTAAAGACACACTGACAAAACTTTACAATAGAAGAAAGTATAATGATGTGATCGAAGAGAAACTTTCCGCTTATCATCACAACGGGGATATTTTCTCTTTAATCTTGATCGATATCGACCACTTTAAAAAGATTAACGATACACATGGACATGATGTTGGAGACGCTATCTTAAAAGATTTGGCGAAGTTTTTAAAAAGCAATATTCGAAGTGATGATCTTATATTTCGATGGGGTGGAGAAGAGTTTGTGATGATTGTTAATAAACCTAGTGGATCAGCTTTTTTACTTGCTGAAAAACTAAGGGCGGCAATCAGTGAAACACCACTTGCATATATGAAGATAACGGCTAGTTTCGGTGTCGCTGAGATCACTCACGATATGGATGCTCAAACCTTATTTAATTCGGCAGATAAAGCCTTGTATCTGGCAAAAGAGAGTGGTAGAAATCAGGTGAAAGTTCACAAAAAATAG
- a CDS encoding cytochrome b/b6 domain-containing protein, whose translation MKYTLQFRIWHWLNAIVVLGLLGTVLLRKTFLSWRTNSEILMTKLAEINVEITAEQAKVLAKAIRAGMWEWHIILGYALAFLVLYRIYLYFMDKSEKESFNSLTTHKKAVKTSYYIVYVTLFFMTISGLAIHFYKELELTKEFAGSIKEIHELVYNIILYFVPLHIAGVIVAETRDEKGLVSTMINGEKS comes from the coding sequence ATGAAATACACTTTACAATTTAGAATCTGGCACTGGTTAAACGCTATCGTAGTTCTTGGTTTATTAGGTACGGTTTTGTTAAGAAAAACTTTTTTAAGTTGGAGAACAAACTCTGAAATCTTAATGACAAAACTTGCAGAGATCAATGTAGAGATAACAGCAGAACAGGCAAAAGTACTTGCAAAAGCGATACGTGCAGGTATGTGGGAGTGGCATATCATACTTGGATATGCTCTGGCATTTTTAGTTCTCTATAGAATCTATCTCTATTTTATGGACAAAAGTGAAAAAGAGAGCTTTAACTCTTTAACTACACATAAAAAAGCTGTTAAGACATCTTACTATATAGTCTATGTAACACTATTTTTTATGACTATAAGCGGTCTTGCAATTCACTTTTATAAAGAGTTGGAACTTACAAAAGAGTTTGCAGGTTCAATTAAAGAGATACATGAACTTGTTTATAACATAATCCTTTATTTTGTTCCTTTACATATTGCTGGTGTGATAGTGGCAGAAACTCGTGATGAAAAAGGGTTAGTCTCTACAATGATAAACGGAGAGAAATCGTAA
- a CDS encoding AraC family transcriptional regulator, giving the protein MKETLIQELLEKYRFENKQGFKRTFLDEVKLFQINHHEQGKPLLYKRGIILIASGQKRGYIDNQQVTLGSEHYVIIAAVQPFECETFVFDRVIKGLYIDLDMQRLQRITALLDEIPKSKTKKMPQNVVTGDMNSELDLAFNSLMKSLLDPQDTRVLGEHILDEIYYRIIQSEAGQHLVELCSKNTQFSRISNIVDDIQDRLEETISIDELARKTGMSKANFHRKFKEIFNDSPIQYIKKVKLNKARQYILFEKMKVVDAAYKVGYESPAQFSREFKSQFGFPPSELKKIVL; this is encoded by the coding sequence ATGAAGGAAACACTGATTCAGGAGTTACTTGAAAAGTATCGATTTGAAAATAAACAGGGGTTTAAACGCACTTTTTTGGATGAGGTTAAATTATTTCAGATTAATCATCACGAACAGGGTAAACCGTTACTTTATAAAAGAGGAATCATTTTAATAGCAAGCGGGCAAAAGAGAGGCTATATAGATAACCAGCAAGTAACACTTGGAAGTGAACACTACGTTATCATTGCTGCGGTACAACCTTTTGAATGTGAAACCTTTGTATTTGACAGGGTAATTAAAGGGCTCTATATAGATCTTGATATGCAAAGACTACAAAGAATTACCGCTTTGCTTGATGAAATCCCAAAGAGTAAAACTAAGAAGATGCCTCAAAATGTAGTTACTGGTGATATGAATAGTGAGCTTGACTTAGCTTTTAACAGCTTGATGAAAAGCTTGCTTGATCCTCAAGATACAAGAGTATTGGGTGAGCATATTTTAGATGAAATTTACTACAGAATTATTCAAAGTGAGGCGGGACAACATTTAGTGGAGTTATGTAGTAAAAATACTCAGTTTTCCAGAATATCAAACATTGTAGATGATATACAAGATCGTCTTGAAGAAACCATTAGCATTGATGAATTAGCACGAAAAACAGGGATGAGTAAAGCCAATTTTCATAGAAAGTTCAAAGAGATTTTTAATGACTCTCCGATTCAATATATAAAAAAAGTCAAACTAAATAAAGCAAGACAGTACATTTTATTTGAAAAGATGAAAGTTGTCGATGCGGCATATAAAGTAGGGTATGAAAGTCCTGCTCAGTTTAGCCGTGAGTTTAAAAGTCAATTTGGATTTCCGCCATCTGAGCTGAAGAAAATTGTTTTATAA